The following proteins come from a genomic window of Micromonospora echinofusca:
- the mraZ gene encoding division/cell wall cluster transcriptional repressor MraZ, with product MFLGTHTPRLDDKGRLILPAKFRDELAGGVVITKGQDRCLYAFPMPEFQRIAEQLRAQPMTNKAARAYSRVFFASAHDEVPDKQGRVTIPAHLRAYAALDRDLVVIGASTRVEIWDKAAWESYLAESEDDFADIEEGVLPSGL from the coding sequence ATGTTCCTCGGCACCCACACCCCGCGCCTGGACGACAAAGGCCGGTTGATCCTTCCAGCGAAGTTCCGGGACGAGCTGGCGGGGGGTGTCGTGATAACCAAAGGGCAGGACCGCTGCCTCTACGCCTTCCCGATGCCCGAGTTCCAGCGGATCGCGGAGCAGTTGCGCGCGCAGCCGATGACGAACAAGGCGGCCCGGGCCTACAGCCGGGTCTTCTTCGCCAGCGCGCACGACGAGGTGCCCGACAAGCAGGGCCGGGTGACGATCCCGGCCCACCTGCGGGCCTACGCCGCACTCGACCGGGACCTGGTCGTGATCGGCGCGAGCACCCGGGTGGAGATCTGGGACAAGGCTGCCTGGGAGTCCTACCTCGCAGAGAGCGAAGACGACTTCGCCGACATCGAGGAGGGGGTGCTGCCCAGCGGTCTGTAG
- a CDS encoding septum formation initiator family protein: MTIDKRDRRDVTGGGQRAPRSGGRTAAERATRIGTGTPRADRANRQEETRARGAREFPTQGSAALRPAERQNAGAARPPRLRVAPPPPVRVPRAPFAALVLVLVVGGVLGILLVNTKINENAFRLEKLQEQQAKLDVEQQQLNKEIADAEAPGNLEARARKLGLVEAGEPAYIRLPDGKVIGVPQPAEGQPSITSQQGAGG; this comes from the coding sequence ATGACGATTGACAAGCGCGACCGCCGGGACGTCACCGGCGGCGGGCAGCGCGCACCGCGGTCGGGGGGCCGGACCGCGGCGGAGCGGGCCACGCGCATCGGGACCGGCACGCCGCGGGCGGACCGCGCGAACCGGCAGGAGGAGACTCGCGCCCGGGGGGCGCGCGAGTTCCCGACCCAGGGCAGCGCCGCGCTGCGGCCGGCCGAGCGGCAGAACGCCGGCGCGGCGCGTCCGCCCCGACTCCGGGTGGCGCCGCCGCCGCCGGTGCGGGTGCCCCGGGCGCCCTTCGCCGCGCTGGTGCTGGTGCTGGTGGTCGGCGGGGTGCTCGGCATCCTGCTGGTCAACACGAAGATCAACGAGAACGCCTTCCGCCTGGAGAAGCTCCAGGAGCAGCAGGCCAAGCTCGACGTGGAGCAGCAGCAGCTGAACAAGGAGATCGCCGACGCGGAGGCCCCGGGCAACCTGGAGGCCCGGGCCCGCAAGCTCGGCCTGGTGGAGGCCGGCGAGCCGGCGTACATCCGGCTGCCCGACGGCAAGGTGATCGGCGTGCCGCAGCCGGCCGAGGGCCAGCCCTCGATCACCAGCCAGCAGGGCGCGGGAGGCTGA
- a CDS encoding peptidoglycan D,D-transpeptidase FtsI family protein yields the protein MPPRSEEPRRDATGSRRGSSRNAGGRGAEPRSGEPGVGGISDARAYTPRGRTVREQRAGGRAEPDADAGPAAQRRTPRSTRSGDPFRPALQVLDGGRAGAGRAGRREAAGRAGVVRTVTPRTPRHDDEPPAPRRRTAARPARRPDRPAARRPSRKPPKPPRLADPRRRLRLGTVLTLTLFAVIGIRLVVLQTVETPAYAGGGVADRLHTVTLPAARGAIYDRDGAPLAHSVEARYVYADPTQVKDQQATAKALSPLLGMPASELAEKMKPRKRVNGVDSQFEYLARGVDIDRARKITALELPGIYTHRDERREVPGGDLAANLLGFTSQDMVGLEGLEARYDDVLRGKDGKRVYEVGLGDLAAPIPGGYSETTKARPGSSLRLTIDRDLQFMVQRMLSRHMAQSKGSTGAAVVIEIPSGEVLAQASHPTYNAAKPVPSDPTDREDAATSFVVDPGSVHKAITFGAALQERVITPDTTLPIANSIKKGDTWFSDTHRADGKRMSLPGMMAYSSNVGTIHIADKLGPERLIDYQKRFGLGEPTRVGMPGEASGRLLPADEWSGSSAGSVPIGHSVDATPLQMAAVYATIANNGTYVQPRLVKEVIGPDGKRTPTDPPVTRSVLSPENAAALRHILEAVTTVEDATGKAAAIPEWRVAGKTGTGWRLVDGRKQLGEVASFIGMAPAEKPRYVIAVFAHTASGGGGAIAAPAFRDMMQFTLRHYGVPPSGEKAPKFTVYPR from the coding sequence GTGCCACCGAGATCGGAGGAACCGCGCCGGGACGCCACAGGCTCCCGGCGCGGTTCGTCCCGCAACGCCGGTGGCCGGGGCGCCGAACCGCGCTCCGGTGAGCCGGGGGTCGGTGGCATCTCCGACGCCCGGGCGTACACCCCGCGCGGGCGCACCGTGCGCGAGCAGCGCGCCGGCGGGCGCGCCGAGCCCGACGCCGACGCCGGCCCCGCCGCCCAGCGCCGCACGCCGCGCAGCACCCGCTCCGGCGACCCGTTCCGCCCCGCCCTCCAGGTGCTCGACGGCGGCCGCGCGGGCGCCGGCCGGGCCGGCCGGCGCGAGGCGGCGGGCCGCGCCGGCGTCGTCCGTACCGTCACGCCGCGTACCCCCCGCCACGACGACGAGCCGCCCGCGCCGCGCCGCCGCACCGCCGCGCGCCCCGCGCGCCGGCCGGACCGCCCGGCCGCCCGGCGACCGTCGCGCAAGCCGCCGAAGCCGCCCCGGCTGGCCGACCCCCGGCGCCGGCTGCGGCTGGGCACCGTGCTCACCCTGACGCTCTTCGCCGTCATCGGCATCCGGCTGGTCGTCCTCCAGACCGTGGAGACCCCGGCGTACGCGGGCGGCGGCGTCGCCGACCGGCTGCATACCGTCACCCTGCCGGCGGCGCGCGGCGCCATCTACGACCGGGACGGCGCCCCGCTGGCGCACAGCGTCGAGGCCCGCTACGTCTACGCCGACCCCACCCAGGTCAAGGATCAGCAGGCCACCGCAAAGGCGCTCTCCCCGCTGCTCGGCATGCCGGCCTCGGAGCTGGCCGAGAAGATGAAGCCGCGCAAGCGCGTCAACGGCGTCGACTCGCAGTTCGAGTACCTCGCCCGGGGGGTCGACATCGACCGGGCCCGGAAGATCACCGCGCTGGAGCTGCCCGGCATCTACACCCACCGCGACGAGCGGCGCGAGGTGCCCGGCGGGGACCTCGCGGCCAACCTGCTCGGCTTCACCAGCCAGGACATGGTCGGGCTGGAAGGGCTGGAGGCCCGCTACGACGACGTGCTGCGCGGCAAGGACGGCAAGCGGGTCTACGAGGTCGGCCTCGGCGACCTGGCCGCCCCGATCCCCGGCGGCTACAGCGAGACGACCAAGGCCAGGCCGGGCAGCTCGCTCCGGCTCACCATCGACCGCGACCTGCAGTTCATGGTGCAGCGGATGCTCAGCCGGCACATGGCGCAGAGCAAGGGCAGCACCGGTGCCGCCGTGGTGATCGAGATTCCCTCCGGCGAGGTGCTGGCCCAGGCCAGCCACCCCACCTACAACGCGGCGAAGCCCGTGCCGAGCGACCCGACCGACCGGGAGGACGCGGCCACCAGCTTCGTGGTCGACCCCGGCTCGGTGCACAAGGCGATCACCTTCGGTGCCGCGCTCCAGGAACGCGTGATCACCCCCGACACCACGCTGCCGATCGCCAACAGCATCAAGAAGGGCGACACCTGGTTCTCCGACACGCACCGCGCCGACGGCAAGCGGATGAGCCTGCCCGGCATGATGGCGTACTCGTCGAACGTCGGCACGATCCACATCGCCGACAAGCTCGGCCCCGAACGCCTCATCGACTACCAGAAGCGCTTCGGCCTCGGGGAGCCGACACGGGTCGGCATGCCCGGCGAGGCCAGCGGGCGGCTGCTGCCGGCCGACGAGTGGAGCGGGTCGTCGGCCGGGTCGGTGCCGATCGGGCACAGCGTGGACGCCACGCCGCTACAGATGGCCGCCGTCTACGCGACGATCGCCAACAACGGCACGTACGTGCAGCCGCGCCTGGTCAAGGAGGTGATCGGGCCGGACGGGAAGCGTACGCCGACCGATCCCCCGGTCACCCGGTCGGTGCTCAGCCCGGAGAACGCCGCCGCCCTGCGGCACATCCTGGAGGCGGTCACCACCGTCGAGGACGCCACCGGCAAGGCCGCGGCGATCCCCGAGTGGCGGGTCGCCGGCAAGACGGGCACCGGCTGGCGGCTGGTCGACGGGCGCAAGCAGCTCGGCGAGGTGGCCTCGTTCATCGGGATGGCTCCGGCGGAGAAGCCGCGCTACGTGATCGCGGTCTTCGCGCACACCGCCTCCGGTGGCGGCGGCGCCATCGCGGCCCCCGCGTTCCGGGACATGATGCAGTTCACGCTGCGTCACTACGGGGTGCCGCCGAGTGGGGAGAAGGCCCCGAAGTTCACGGTCTATCCGCGCTGA
- a CDS encoding UDP-N-acetylmuramoyl-L-alanyl-D-glutamate--2,6-diaminopimelate ligase produces the protein MRPEPDDRVGSDAVPGNPRPRTVIGVRLGDLAARLAVEPPEGAAEVVVTGVTHASQEVRPGDLYAALPGARRHGAEFAAAAAAAGAVAALTDPAGAAAVTGAGLPALVVPDPRAVLGDLAATVYGDPTAHLTVIGVTGTAGKTSTAYLVESGLRAAGHTTGLIGTVETRLGDLAIDSVRTTPEATDLHAMLAAARERGVTAVVMEVSSHALAMGRVGGVRFTVGGYTNFGSDHLDFHADSADYFAAKAQLFDGRCAVEVLNHDDPALKSLYRPTTVTYSAAGDPGATWWADEVGGEGYAQRFTAHGPDGLVVAAGVALPGRHNVANALLAIAALVAAGVDPRTAAAGVAECGGVPGRLELVDAPGPVRGVVDYAHKADAIVAALAALREYGAGRLICVIGAGGDRDRGKRPVMGAAAAEGADVVLVTDDNPRTEDPAAIRAEVLAGARRAGTTARVEEVADRRTAIDAAVRLAEPGDVVAVLGKGHERGQEIGGEVHPFDDRTELADALRVRFADPAGQR, from the coding sequence GTGCGGCCGGAACCGGACGACCGGGTAGGGTCTGACGCCGTGCCCGGCAATCCTCGTCCCCGTACCGTGATCGGTGTCCGGCTCGGCGACCTCGCCGCCCGACTCGCCGTCGAGCCCCCGGAGGGCGCCGCCGAGGTGGTGGTGACCGGGGTGACCCACGCCAGCCAGGAGGTCCGCCCCGGCGACCTGTACGCGGCCCTGCCGGGCGCCCGCCGGCACGGCGCGGAGTTCGCCGCCGCCGCGGCGGCCGCCGGCGCGGTGGCCGCGCTCACCGACCCGGCGGGCGCCGCGGCGGTGACCGGGGCGGGCCTGCCGGCGCTGGTGGTCCCCGACCCCCGCGCGGTCCTGGGTGACCTCGCGGCGACCGTCTACGGCGACCCGACCGCGCACCTGACGGTGATCGGGGTGACCGGCACGGCCGGCAAGACCTCGACGGCCTACCTGGTCGAGTCCGGCCTGCGCGCCGCCGGCCACACCACCGGCCTGATCGGCACCGTCGAGACCCGCCTCGGCGACCTGGCGATCGACAGCGTGCGCACCACGCCCGAGGCGACCGACCTGCACGCCATGCTGGCCGCCGCCCGCGAGCGCGGCGTCACGGCCGTGGTCATGGAGGTCTCCAGCCACGCGCTGGCGATGGGCCGCGTCGGCGGGGTCCGGTTCACGGTCGGCGGCTACACCAACTTCGGCTCCGACCACCTGGACTTCCACGCCGACTCGGCGGACTACTTCGCCGCGAAGGCGCAGCTGTTCGACGGGCGCTGCGCGGTCGAGGTGCTCAACCACGACGACCCCGCGCTGAAGTCGCTGTACCGCCCGACGACGGTCACCTACTCGGCGGCCGGCGACCCGGGCGCCACCTGGTGGGCCGACGAGGTCGGCGGCGAGGGGTACGCGCAGCGGTTCACCGCGCACGGCCCCGACGGGCTGGTCGTGGCGGCCGGCGTGGCGCTGCCGGGCCGGCACAACGTGGCCAACGCCCTGCTGGCCATCGCCGCGCTCGTCGCCGCCGGCGTGGATCCGCGCACCGCCGCCGCCGGGGTGGCCGAGTGCGGCGGGGTGCCCGGCCGGCTGGAGTTGGTGGACGCCCCCGGCCCGGTCCGGGGCGTGGTCGACTACGCGCACAAGGCGGACGCGATCGTCGCCGCGCTGGCGGCGCTGCGGGAATACGGCGCAGGCCGGTTGATCTGCGTGATCGGTGCCGGCGGGGACCGGGACCGGGGCAAGCGGCCGGTGATGGGCGCCGCCGCGGCGGAGGGAGCCGACGTGGTGCTGGTGACCGACGACAACCCGCGTACGGAGGACCCGGCGGCGATCCGCGCCGAGGTGCTCGCGGGCGCCCGGCGGGCCGGCACGACGGCCCGGGTCGAGGAGGTGGCCGACCGCCGGACAGCGATCGACGCGGCGGTCCGGCTGGCCGAGCCGGGCGACGTGGTCGCGGTGCTCGGCAAGGGCCACGAGCGCGGGCAGGAGATCGGTGGCGAGGTGCACCCGTTCGACGACCGCACCGAGCTGGCCGACGCGCTGCGCGTCCGCTTCGCCGACCCGGCAGGTCAGCGGTGA
- a CDS encoding UDP-N-acetylmuramoyl-tripeptide--D-alanyl-D-alanine ligase, with product MIPLSLAEVASAVDGRLAGADPQARVTGPVEFDSRKVRPGALFVAFPGEKVDGHDYAAGAVAAGAVAVLGTREVPGVPMVLVEDALAAMGRLARAVVDRLPGLTVVGLTGSSGKTTTKDLIAQLTARLGPTVAPPGSFNNELGHPYTALQAGSETRYLVMEKGARGVGHVRYLCDVVPPRISVVLNVGVAHIGEFGSVETIALAKGELVEALPADGLAVLNADDPLVDAMAARTVARVVRYGEAAHADVRAEDVTLDDRGRPAYTLVTPEGTAPVRLGLTGRHQVSNSLAAAAVARELGMPLAELAIALGALGLVSTRRMDVFERVDGVTVIDDSYNANPASMAVALRALTGIGRERRTVAVLGYMAELGPFERDGHAEVGRLAAELGVDRLLVVGEPAAPIHEGATSVGDWGGESVLLTDQAAAVEVLRSELRPGDVVLVKGSRYRTWEVADALRADAAGDGSGPTATGGGAA from the coding sequence GTGATCCCGCTCAGCCTGGCCGAGGTCGCCTCGGCGGTCGACGGGCGGCTCGCCGGCGCCGACCCGCAGGCCCGGGTCACCGGTCCGGTCGAGTTCGACTCGCGCAAGGTGCGCCCGGGCGCGCTCTTCGTCGCCTTCCCGGGCGAGAAGGTGGACGGGCACGACTACGCCGCCGGCGCGGTGGCGGCCGGCGCGGTGGCCGTGCTCGGCACCCGGGAGGTGCCCGGCGTGCCGATGGTGCTGGTCGAAGACGCGCTGGCCGCCATGGGCCGGCTGGCCCGCGCGGTGGTCGACCGGTTGCCCGGGCTCACCGTGGTCGGGTTGACCGGCTCGTCGGGCAAGACCACCACCAAGGACCTGATCGCCCAGCTCACCGCGCGGCTCGGCCCGACCGTCGCCCCGCCCGGGTCGTTCAACAACGAGCTGGGGCACCCGTACACGGCGTTGCAGGCCGGGTCCGAGACCCGCTACCTGGTGATGGAGAAGGGCGCCCGCGGGGTGGGGCACGTGCGCTACCTCTGCGACGTGGTGCCGCCCCGGATCTCCGTGGTGCTCAACGTCGGGGTGGCGCACATCGGCGAGTTCGGTTCGGTGGAGACGATCGCGCTGGCCAAGGGCGAGCTGGTCGAGGCGCTGCCCGCCGACGGGCTGGCCGTGCTCAACGCCGACGATCCGCTGGTCGACGCCATGGCCGCCCGTACGGTCGCCCGGGTCGTCCGCTACGGCGAGGCGGCGCACGCCGACGTGCGGGCCGAGGACGTGACGCTGGACGACCGGGGGCGGCCCGCGTACACCCTCGTCACCCCGGAGGGGACCGCGCCCGTACGGCTCGGGCTGACCGGCCGGCACCAGGTGTCCAACTCCCTCGCCGCCGCCGCGGTGGCCCGCGAGCTGGGCATGCCGCTGGCCGAGCTGGCCATCGCGCTGGGCGCGCTGGGGCTGGTCTCCACCCGCCGGATGGACGTCTTCGAACGCGTCGACGGGGTGACCGTGATCGACGACTCGTACAACGCCAACCCCGCCTCGATGGCGGTCGCGCTGCGCGCGCTGACCGGCATCGGGCGGGAGCGGCGCACCGTCGCGGTGCTCGGCTACATGGCCGAGCTGGGCCCGTTCGAACGCGACGGGCACGCCGAGGTCGGCCGGCTCGCGGCCGAACTGGGCGTCGACCGGCTGCTCGTGGTGGGCGAGCCGGCCGCGCCGATCCACGAAGGCGCGACATCGGTAGGGGACTGGGGAGGAGAGTCGGTGCTGCTCACCGATCAGGCGGCGGCCGTCGAGGTGCTGCGCAGCGAGTTACGACCGGGTGACGTCGTCCTGGTGAAGGGCTCCCGGTACCGCACCTGGGAGGTGGCCGACGCGCTGCGCGCCGACGCCGCCGGGGACGGATCCGGCCCGACGGCGACGGGGGGCGGCGCCGCATGA
- the mraY gene encoding phospho-N-acetylmuramoyl-pentapeptide-transferase, with the protein MRAVIVAIGVAFLVSLFCTPIAIKVFARLKAGQPIRSNLGLASNEGKKGTPTMGGVVFILATVIAYVAGHLALTTLPDAQIAQVEPTITALVLLGLMVFSGAVGFIDDFLKVRKRHSGGLNKRGKLLGQILVGAVFGVVALYFPSTMTDAAGAETNTETVGSTTLSFIRDIPALDVTKIGAVVIFIFVVMAATNGVNLTDGLDGLATGASVMVLAAYALIAFWQYRHWCADPNYTQDYCYAVRDPLEIALIAGAAAGACVGFLWWNTSPARIFMGDTGALGLGGLIAGMAMSTRTILLLPIIGGLFVIITMSVVIQIISFRTTGKRVFRMSPLQHHFELAGWSEVNIVVRFWIIAGIGVAIALGLFYSEFLANMT; encoded by the coding sequence ATGAGGGCGGTCATCGTCGCCATCGGGGTGGCCTTCCTGGTCTCGCTGTTCTGCACCCCGATCGCGATCAAGGTGTTCGCCCGGCTGAAGGCCGGCCAGCCGATCCGATCGAACCTCGGGCTCGCCAGCAACGAGGGCAAGAAGGGCACGCCGACGATGGGCGGCGTGGTCTTCATCCTGGCCACGGTCATCGCGTACGTGGCCGGTCACCTGGCCCTGACGACCCTGCCGGACGCGCAGATCGCCCAGGTCGAGCCGACCATCACCGCGCTGGTGCTGCTGGGGCTGATGGTCTTCTCCGGCGCGGTCGGCTTCATCGACGACTTCCTCAAGGTGCGCAAGCGGCACAGCGGCGGTCTCAACAAGCGCGGCAAGCTGCTCGGGCAGATCCTGGTCGGCGCGGTCTTCGGCGTCGTGGCGCTCTACTTCCCGAGCACCATGACCGACGCCGCGGGGGCCGAGACCAACACCGAGACCGTGGGCAGCACGACGCTCAGCTTCATCCGGGACATCCCGGCGCTGGACGTCACCAAGATCGGCGCGGTGGTCATCTTCATCTTCGTGGTGATGGCCGCGACCAACGGCGTCAACCTCACCGACGGCCTCGACGGCCTGGCCACCGGCGCCTCGGTGATGGTCCTCGCGGCGTACGCGCTGATCGCCTTCTGGCAGTACCGGCACTGGTGCGCCGACCCGAACTACACCCAGGACTACTGCTACGCGGTCCGTGACCCGCTGGAGATCGCGCTGATCGCCGGCGCGGCGGCCGGGGCCTGCGTGGGCTTCCTGTGGTGGAACACCTCGCCGGCACGGATCTTCATGGGCGACACCGGCGCGCTGGGCCTCGGCGGCCTGATCGCCGGCATGGCGATGTCCACGCGGACGATCCTGCTGCTGCCGATCATTGGTGGCCTCTTCGTGATCATCACGATGTCCGTGGTGATCCAGATCATCTCGTTCCGTACCACCGGCAAGCGGGTGTTCCGGATGTCGCCGTTGCAGCACCACTTCGAGCTCGCCGGGTGGAGCGAGGTCAACATCGTGGTCCGGTTCTGGATCATCGCCGGCATCGGGGTGGCCATCGCGTTGGGCCTGTTCTACAGCGAGTTCCTCGCCAACATGACCTGA
- a CDS encoding FtsW/RodA/SpoVE family cell cycle protein yields the protein MAALRGLLDRPLASYYLLLSSAGLLLLIGLTMVFSATSVRDYAENGNASTSLVKQAIFAVIGIVAFWACQRLPATTYRSLGRPLLFTAVGLLLVLNLLLAYARLTNQDSARIGPVEARLLWLFVGGIQVQPSEFAKFALVLWGAHVIARKGAALGWWRELATPLFPVVGLLFVLVGYNDLGTMLCLLALVVGLLWAAGVRLRVFAALSAVGLLGIGLLVAVASLGAGSGETGEKNYRLARLTAFINPPPPDQCKLEDCYQIAQARYAIENGGWFGVGLGKSSLKWQWLPAAENDFIFAVVAEELGVVGCVVVVALFAVLAYTGLRIARRVEDPFRRLAAAAATAWLVGQAVINIGGVVGLLPLTGVPLPFISDGGSALVVTLAAIGMLASFARAEPDAARALHARPPARWVRLLWAPLPPLPGRRRRPAASPAARGSVPRARERRGDDQAAPRGVRLARTRRGSADERRR from the coding sequence CTGGCCGCGCTGCGCGGTCTGCTGGACCGCCCGTTGGCCTCCTACTACCTGCTGCTGTCCAGCGCCGGCCTGCTGCTGCTGATCGGCCTCACCATGGTCTTCTCGGCGACCAGCGTCCGGGACTACGCGGAGAACGGCAACGCCTCGACGTCCCTGGTCAAGCAGGCGATCTTCGCGGTGATCGGCATCGTCGCGTTCTGGGCGTGCCAGCGGCTGCCGGCGACGACCTACCGGTCCCTGGGCCGGCCGCTGCTGTTCACCGCCGTCGGCCTGCTGCTGGTGCTCAACCTGCTGCTCGCGTACGCCCGGCTGACGAACCAGGACTCCGCCCGGATCGGTCCGGTCGAGGCCCGGCTGCTGTGGCTCTTCGTCGGCGGCATCCAGGTGCAGCCCAGCGAGTTCGCGAAGTTCGCCCTGGTGCTCTGGGGCGCACACGTGATCGCCCGCAAGGGCGCCGCGCTGGGCTGGTGGCGCGAGCTGGCCACCCCCCTCTTCCCGGTGGTCGGCCTGCTCTTCGTCCTCGTCGGCTACAACGACCTGGGCACGATGCTCTGCCTGCTCGCCCTGGTGGTGGGGCTGCTCTGGGCCGCCGGGGTGCGGCTGCGGGTCTTCGCCGCGCTCTCCGCGGTGGGTCTGCTCGGCATCGGCCTGCTGGTCGCGGTGGCCTCGCTCGGCGCCGGCTCCGGCGAGACGGGCGAGAAGAACTACCGGCTGGCCCGGCTGACCGCCTTCATCAATCCGCCGCCGCCGGACCAGTGCAAGCTGGAGGACTGCTACCAGATCGCCCAGGCGCGCTACGCCATCGAGAACGGCGGGTGGTTCGGCGTCGGCCTCGGCAAGAGCAGCCTCAAGTGGCAGTGGCTGCCGGCGGCGGAGAACGACTTCATCTTCGCCGTGGTCGCCGAGGAACTGGGCGTCGTCGGGTGCGTCGTGGTGGTGGCGCTCTTCGCCGTGCTGGCGTACACCGGCCTGCGGATCGCCCGCCGGGTCGAGGACCCGTTCCGCCGGCTCGCCGCCGCGGCGGCGACCGCCTGGCTGGTCGGCCAGGCCGTGATCAACATCGGCGGGGTGGTCGGCCTGCTGCCGCTGACCGGCGTGCCGCTGCCGTTCATCTCCGACGGCGGGAGCGCCCTCGTGGTGACCCTCGCCGCGATCGGCATGCTCGCCTCCTTCGCCCGCGCCGAACCCGACGCCGCCAGAGCGCTGCATGCCCGTCCGCCGGCCCGATGGGTCCGACTACTCTGGGCCCCGTTGCCGCCGCTTCCCGGGCGGCGCCGCCGGCCGGCGGCGTCCCCGGCCGCCCGAGGGTCCGTGCCCCGGGCGCGGGAGCGGCGGGGAGACGACCAGGCCGCACCACGCGGGGTCCGGCTGGCCCGGACCAGGCGTGGGTCGGCGGACGAGAGGAGACGTTGA
- the murG gene encoding undecaprenyldiphospho-muramoylpentapeptide beta-N-acetylglucosaminyltransferase: protein MGPLRSVVLAGGGTGGHIYPLLAFADCLRRHDPGVRITCLGTPRGLENELIPPQGYDLRQIPAYQLPRSVNMNLVKTPGRMWTAARAAGKVIDEVRADVVVGFGGYVSVPAYLAAWRRELPIVIHEVNVPPGVANRLGMRFTNHVAVGFPHQPAQAEALRDARVVGVPLRRGIAGLDRFAMRNAARAHFGLRPDLPVLFVAGGSQGARSINLAVAGAAKELARNGVQVLHVIGARNEPVPVPTDLPVPYVTLPYLSEMEAGYAAADLMLGRGGAMTCAEVAAIGLPTIYVPYPHSNQEQKRNALPVVEAGGGLLVDDAELTPDWVERTVIPLIRDPHRLHAMGAAAAAYGRRDGDEALLNFVYEAVAQ from the coding sequence ATGGGTCCGCTGCGTTCGGTGGTGCTCGCGGGAGGTGGCACCGGGGGGCACATCTACCCGCTGCTCGCCTTCGCCGACTGCCTGCGCCGACACGACCCCGGCGTCCGGATCACCTGCCTGGGCACACCCAGGGGCCTGGAGAACGAGCTGATCCCGCCGCAGGGCTACGACCTGCGGCAGATCCCGGCCTACCAGCTGCCCCGCTCGGTGAACATGAACCTGGTCAAGACGCCCGGCCGGATGTGGACCGCGGCCCGCGCCGCGGGCAAGGTCATCGACGAGGTGCGCGCCGACGTGGTGGTCGGCTTCGGCGGGTACGTCTCCGTGCCGGCCTACCTCGCCGCCTGGCGGCGTGAGCTGCCGATCGTCATCCACGAGGTGAACGTGCCGCCGGGGGTGGCGAACCGGCTGGGCATGCGGTTCACCAACCACGTGGCGGTCGGGTTCCCGCACCAGCCGGCCCAGGCCGAGGCCCTGCGCGACGCCCGGGTGGTCGGCGTACCGCTGCGCCGGGGCATCGCCGGGCTGGACCGGTTCGCCATGCGTAACGCCGCCAGGGCCCACTTCGGCCTCCGCCCCGACCTGCCGGTGCTCTTCGTCGCCGGCGGCTCGCAGGGCGCCCGCTCGATCAACCTCGCCGTCGCCGGCGCGGCCAAGGAACTCGCCCGCAACGGGGTGCAGGTGCTGCACGTGATCGGCGCCCGCAACGAGCCGGTGCCGGTCCCGACCGACCTGCCGGTCCCGTACGTGACGCTGCCGTACCTGTCCGAGATGGAGGCCGGCTACGCCGCGGCGGACCTGATGCTCGGCCGGGGCGGGGCGATGACCTGCGCCGAGGTGGCCGCCATCGGGCTGCCCACCATCTACGTGCCGTACCCGCACAGCAACCAGGAGCAGAAGCGCAACGCGCTGCCCGTGGTGGAGGCCGGCGGCGGGCTGCTCGTCGACGACGCCGAGCTGACGCCGGACTGGGTCGAGCGGACCGTCATCCCGCTGATCCGCGACCCGCACCGGCTGCACGCGATGGGCGCCGCCGCCGCCGCGTACGGCCGCCGCGACGGCGACGAGGCGCTGCTCAACTTCGTCTACGAGGCGGTGGCCCAGTGA